Genomic window (Desulforapulum autotrophicum HRM2):
TTTCTTTTTCCATTTCTTTTTTCTTTTTCTGGGCCTCTGCTTCTCCTTTTCTCTTTTTTTCTTCTGCCTCTTTTTCGGCATCTGAAAGTTGCTTGCTGGCCTGGTCTTCGTCGGTTTTGATCCGGTTGTCCACTCCTTTTTTCAGCGTGGTCTGTTCGGTGTCAGCCTCTTTATTGAAGCTGTTTATCTGTTCTCTGGCCTCTTTGATGCCTTTTTCCTGTTCATGGGAAACTGTCTTGCGGGAGGCCTCCACAATTTCGTCCTGCTCCCTGCGGGCTTCAGTACTTTGCTGGTCAGCTTCTGCCTGGCCCTTTTTAATGGCTTGATCTTTGTCCTCATCCCGTTTTTTTGCAGCAGAAGAAACATCCGCTTTTGGCTTGGAAAGGCTTTTTTGAAGCTGGGGTGCCATTTTTACGTCAGCAGCCCCACGAACGTTTGCGGGGATTGCCATGGCCGCAAACCGGGCCATATCGTCTGAACCCTTTGTTTCCAGGGAAACACCGGTCTGTTTGGCAATGGGAATCGGGGCTTTTTCATCAACCTTGACGGGCTGGATTTTTTGTTTGCCTGGATGGGTGTTGAGTTGTTCGGTGGTCATTTCCCCCAGACCATCCACTTGGGTCTGGCCGTCATTGCGCTGGTTTTCAGCCCGGTTGGGGTTGGCCTGGCCCCTGGTATCTATCTGGGGCCTTTCACCGGCATCAGTGCGAAGGGCCGGGTCCCTGGTGGAAATTTTCGACATGAAACCGGACAGATTGGTTTTTAACCAGGAGAGAAATCCTTCCCCAGCGGCTTTTTTATCCAACAGTTGAGTTTTGTCTTTGTTGCCCGTGGGCTGGGTTGAATTTTTGTGGGGTCCGATTTTGGGTGCCAGGGGTTCTCCTTCCGTATCTCCCTTGGAAATCTTGGCATTTTTACCTGGGGTAACCTCCTGGATTTTAACCCCTGGAATATTTGTGACACCGTCGGTTCTGGCTTCCAGGGGGGCGACTTGACCGGCGGTCTCTTTTTGTTCCTTGTCCAGACTGTCCTTTATAGCGGTTCCCATGGAGGGATAGGAGGCAGCGACCTGGGATGGGCTGGACCCGGCCATGGTTGCCATTATTTCATCGGATTTACCCACCAGGGAAAGGGCGTCTGATGAAGGGGGGGCCACGGTTGTTTTTTCACCATCGTTTTTGCCTGGAGGGGCAGCAGTGGCTGGAAATGCGGCACTGGCAGTTCGGCTGGTTTTTTCCGGCGGTCCTGGGGAAATAGGGGGTGTTGGTTGGGGTATGGGGGCTGGCGTTGCCAAGGATTCTTTGGCGCTTTTGGGTGCAGTGTCTGTGGCTGGGTCGGACACGCCTGGGGGTGCCGGGGCAGGGCTTTCTGATAGGGGCTCGTCATCGTATTTGGCGGCGTTTAAATCCGTTTTAAGCCTGGCCGTGGATGTTGTGGCAGATGTTTTTCGGTTCTCTCCTTTGGGGGCCTGGACTGCTTCCTCTTCCTGGGGTTGGAGTTTTTCCTCCTCTTCCTGTGTCTGGAATTCCCCTTCCTCTTCCTGTGCCTGAAATTCCCCTTCCCCTTCATTTTTTTCTTTTTCCTGTGCCTGGAGTTCCTCTTCTTCCTGGGGTTGTACTTTTTTGTTGTTTTTGATGCCCGTCAATTCAGGCATGACTGTAGCCGGTCTGGCCATGACCTGATCGGCCATCTGATCGCCTTCCCCCTTGGATCGGTCCTGGGGTGTACCCATGGTCAGCCTGGTTTGAAGGCGGCCACTTCTGAGCATCTGGACAAGAATGTTTGAGGCCTTGGTTCCGGGGGACCCCTTTTTTAAACGGTTGACGGCGTCTCCATTGGTGGATTTGATTTTAACGGCGGTGCTGGGGACGGTTTTGCTGGATATGGAGGGCGTGGATTTTGCTATGGTGCTTTTTGCGGCGGATGCTGTTGTAAACATGATTTACACCTTTGCAGATCCTTAAACGGTCCTGCCCTCTTTTTGAAATTCTTTGCGTACACCGTCCAGGATATCGGTGCCGGTGATCGTACGCCGCTGATTTTTCAATGCCATCAGGGTCACGTATCTGACGACATTCATGATTGCACCCCCGGATAATTCGTATTTCTCCGCCAATTCAGGCAGGCTCACCTGATCTTCCAGTAAGGTTTTCTCCGAGAAAGCGTTTTTCCAGATGCGCAGCCGATCTCCCTGTTTGGGCAATGGAAAATGAATAATAGATTGAAATCTTCGGGTGAAGGCATCGTCCATATTAGATTTAAAATTGGTGGAGAGTATCACTACCCCATTGAAGTCTTCCAAACGCTGGAGCAGATAAGAAACCTCCTGGTTTGCAAACCGGTCATGGGCGTCTTTGATACTGGTTCGTTTACCAAAAAGGGCGTCGGCTTCGTCGAAAAAGAGGATCCAGTTTTTATGCTCTGCCCTGGAGAATATTTTTTCAAGGTTTTTTTCGGTTTCCCCGATGTATTTGGACACCACGGCGGATAGATCAATCCGGTACACATCGCAACCGGTCAGACGTCCTAGCAGTGAGGCCGTAAATGTTTTGCCGGTACCCGGTGGTCCGTAAAACAGAGCCCGGTAACCAGGTTTGATTTTTTCCCCCAGCCCGAGTTCTTCCAGAAGGGTGCCTCCATGTTGGACCCATGACTTGATTTCAAGGACCTGTTCCATGGTGTGGGGCGGAAGAAACAACTCGTCTGGCTCCTGTTGGGTCCTGATCTGTTTGGCCGGGAAATCAGCCCCATAGACCGGTTTGCGAACAACGCCGGTGGTGACCAGATCCACCATCTCAGGAGACAGAACCAGGGCACCGCTGAGCCAGGGGGTGCCCTGGGTCGCTTTTTCAAGGGTCAATACCCCATGTACTGAAAAGAAATGGTCTGCAGCAAACAGATAGCTAAAGGCGAATCGTTTTTCCAGGCTGTCTCCGGCTAAAATATACAAAAGGGTTTCACCGGTGGGAAGAAAGCCCTTGAAGTCTCCTAAAGCATTTTTCCCACCAAACTGGGTGTAACACCGGTTGGTTTCGGCATTCTGGGTTAAAAAAATGTCCAGCAGCTGGGGTTTGATATGGGGAATCAAGGCCAGGATAAATGCAAGTCTTTCGGCGTAATTCATGCCATAGTGGACCGTGAGACTTGCATACATGGATGTATCTGAATCATGGCGGGGAGGAAGGATGGCAGATATATCCGGAATTTTTTCCCCATTGTCCATCTGAAGTTTCAGCCGGGCATCCAACACTTTCTGAAACCATTTCAGTTCAGCGTCCAGCGCCCTGGCATTATTTGCGATGATGATGTTCGGTTCCTGCTGAGCCATGGTTATAAATTCCCAAAAAGATGGAAGGAGTCACCTGGTTGGCCTTATTTGCCAATTACCCCTTTATCAAAGAGTTACCATTCTACCTGTAAAAGTGTTGTCATCCAGGAAAGACGGATCATGGAAATAGACCAGGGAAGTCTTTCCAGGAGCATGTCATAGGGCTTTTTTTCCACGCGAAGCCGCCAGTTATGGTCAGTTCTTTCGAGCACCCCGTTCCTTTGGAAAAAAGAGGTCTGAAATGTTTCAGGGGAGGTGCTTTTCAGGGCATCCCAATGTTTGATCACCGTTTTAATGAGGGTTTGGGATTCCTGCCTGGCCCTGTTTGGGATGGTTATTTCTTTTTGGATCGGAGAGGCCAGGTCCCAACCGCAAAGCAGTTTGTTCAGGGGAAGATGAAATTCGGGAGCGGTTCTTTGTCCGCTGGCCAGATATTGGAGCAGGATCACCGCTTTTGCCCGTTGGGCTTCGGTTTTAAATTTGCCATCTTCGGTGAAACCGATGGTTTCAAAAAAACGGCCCAGGTAAGGCCAGATAATTACCAGGCCTGCATTTTCTATATAAATAGTATCAAGGACGGGCCCATGGCCTTCGGTTGTCTGGCCGATTGCGTGAAGCCCGTCTCCTTGGACCGTGGTGAGATTTTCCACCATTGTTCCGGGCCTGGGACCCATATCGGGTGTTGTCTGGGTTTGATCGTTTTTTTCCGGGGCGAATGGTTTGCTGCCGGGCAAAGGGTCCATGGGGTGGGCCTTTTCAACCCTGGCGTTGTATCGCTGTTTATCTTTTTCTAACCCCGGGTAAAGGGTTCCTTCTTTTGAAATTGGACGGGAGAATGGTGATTTTTGTTCCAGAAATTCAGTATTCTCCCAGGTCCTGGCATCTGGACGGATGTTGTTTCTAACAGGGGGAAAAGGGCTGAGCAGCCTTTCTTGAAGGACCTTGTCCTTTGCCGATGCTGATGTGACCTCGCGTTCAATGGCGGTAAGAATCTGGATTTTTTGGGAGATGTCGTCAGGGGACAGCCCATGGATTGTTTTCAAGAGAACCTGCTGGAAAAATGTCTCCCCGGGGGTCCCTTCCATGGCCGTCTCAACGGCAGCTTCCCAGAAAAGTTTTCCAACCGATGCCTGGGGAAAAAACAGGGGTGTGATTTTTTCTATGGCTTCAAGATAACTGTCGAGATCCTCTGACAGGAACGACGGTTTTGGGGTGGCCACAAGGAAAATAACTTTTTTAAGCAGAGTCCATTCAAACTGAAGGACAAATCGACGTCTGGGTGTGGGTTTTTTCAGCTGTTTTTGAAAAAAGGATCGTGTTTTATCCGGTTGTTTGTTCACCAGACCGGTAATGATTGTTTCTAGGCCCTCTGCCTGGAGTCTTATGGCAAACCAGGGTAGGGTTCCGGTTTCTAAAAATAACTGCAGAATCGTCAACCAGTGGTCGTCATGGGATAAAAAGTGATCCTTTGCCAGGGAGGAGTCTGAATCTGAGTGGTTTAAAAATGAGTTGTCTGGGTGGTCAAAGGTTTTTTCTTTACAGGATGCCTTGTGCCGTGCCTCGGAAATGTGCTGTTTCAGCAATTCAGAGAATTTTTGTTCAAATTTTTCCTGAAAATCCTCTTCCATTCCATGGGACGAGAGCTCTTTTAAATTAATTTCCATCCGGTCGATGTGCAGGTGTTCTTCCGTTTGGGCCACATCATGGATTACTTTGTCCATGATGTGACCCAGACGCAGGTGGCAAAACTGGCTGAATCGGTTTTGAATTTCCCATGCCGAGGTTCGATCAGGTATGGTGAGGTCCAGGGTTAGTTTTTGAACCATATGGGTGTCATCGTTTATCATAGGAAACTATAAAATCTTTTTGCCCAAGGTTTTTTCGCAGGTGATTTTCTTGCCCCTGTTGAAGGCCTTCAGGAAGACGGTAAGTATTTCATCTTTTATGGGAATCTCCTGTTTTTCAGGATTTTCACCCGAGAAAAACACCTGGTGCGGTTGATCGTTCAATTGATAGAGCCATTGGTAATCGGATGCCCCAGGTTCTGTTGTGTTGAAAAACTGGAGAACAACGCTCGTATCGGTTCGATTTATGGTTTCTACCTTAAAGTCTGGTTCGGGAATTTCAATTACACGAACGCTAAGGGAGTCCACGTTTTTATCCTCGAGAAAAAAGGTAATTGTATGGACACCGGGTCCGGCCTGATCTGGAATGAAAAACCAGTCCCCATTTTCAGATTGTACCACACCGGATCCGACCACCTTGCCCCGGTCGCCCCTGGGGGTCACATTGATTTGAACGGGAGAAGTTTTCGGGTCCATGCAAAATTCCTGCTGACCACCCATGTCCATATTGGGTTCCTCCTCGCTGCCCAGGGGAATTGTTTTTATGACAGTCCCGTCACAGGCAATGCCCGAGGCCTTATCCCTGGCTGTGAGACGGATTTGGATGGCTTCTGTTTCCGGCAGGGTCGGTAAAGAGACTTTTTCAGGATCCATTTTTGAGGAAAACGCTTTGAAGGGCTCCGGTAAAATACTGTATTCCCAGAGATAGGCGTAAGTCAGATCCCCGGTCAGGTTTTTAAATTCAATGGTTGTTTTTTCTGTTGTTTTGTCGAGTACTGTGAATTGGAAATCGGGAACAGGGGTGGCAATGACCTGGACTGCCATGGTGGCCACGGTTTTTTCTTTGATCTGATACGAAATGGTATGCGTGCCTGCACCGGCCATGTCAGCCATAAATACAAATATGCCAGGGGCACTCTTAACCACGCCGGGGCCGACCACAACCCCGTCCGGGCTTGCGGGTGTCAGGTTGAATATTGGCGGTTTCTCCGTGGGTTGGCTGCAGAAAATCGTATCATCTCCCAGGTCAATGGTGGCCGTCACTTCTGGAACCACTGTGATATCCTGCTCAACCAGATCCGCGCAGACCAGGGCATCCTTGGCATTTTTTGCCGTCAGCAGGATTTTGAACTGGGTTAAATTTGAGGGAAGGGCTAACTTTTGTTTGTCTGGGTCTTTTTGCCTGGAAATTTCCTCGGTTGAACCGCCTTTGTAGGTATATTGCCACAGGTAGGTATAGCCCTTGTCCTGGGTGTCGTTGGTCAAGGTGACGATTATAAATTCATCGGTTCTCTCTCCGGGTGTTACCCTGAAACTGGCACTGGGGGTGGCCAGTACTGTGACCTGGATTGAGGCTTTGAGGCTTCCATTTATCTCGTAGGTGAGGGTATGCACCCCGGCTTTGGCAAGATCCGGAAAGAAATGGAAGGCATCACCTATTTTACGCACGCCTTCGCCCTTGACCATTCCGCCAGGGGGGGTGTAACTGAATTTGGGCGGGTTTACAATGGCCTGGTCGCAGAAAAGTGTCTGGGATAAAACCAGCTGGGGTGGTTCGGGCATGATCGTGAAATTCATGGGCGGGCAGTCTGAACAGCAGATATAGGGAAGGGAAAAGTCTGCAACCACCAGCCCTTGTTCATCGTAGACAAGGATAAATGTGCCGCCCCGGGGGGTTCCAGCCATGTGTTCCATGCCTGGATGTTTGGCTGCAAAATTGGAAAAAAGGGTCAAGGCCTGGAGCTCTTTCCTTCGGGCCTCTAACGTGGAGTACAGGGCGTTTAACCGGTTGACCCGACACCCTTGGACCAAAGCATCCAGATGGTCGAGGATCTCTTGCTCGTTACCCTTAGGGTTGTACTTCGGGTCTTTCAGGTTTTCCAGAACCTGGTCCCTGTATTGCCTGGCAATATCGATCATTTGGGTGTATTGGGTTTCAAAATCAATCAGGACAAAGGTTTTAAAATCATCTGTGAGTTTGGCTGAGATCGAATCCAGGGTCTTGATTAAATTAACGGGGAAATAAATATCGTTGGTGAACGTTTTGGGAATGTCTTTTTGCTCCAGAAAGGGGTGCAGTTTAAAAT
Coding sequences:
- a CDS encoding ATP-binding protein — encoded protein: MAQQEPNIIIANNARALDAELKWFQKVLDARLKLQMDNGEKIPDISAILPPRHDSDTSMYASLTVHYGMNYAERLAFILALIPHIKPQLLDIFLTQNAETNRCYTQFGGKNALGDFKGFLPTGETLLYILAGDSLEKRFAFSYLFAADHFFSVHGVLTLEKATQGTPWLSGALVLSPEMVDLVTTGVVRKPVYGADFPAKQIRTQQEPDELFLPPHTMEQVLEIKSWVQHGGTLLEELGLGEKIKPGYRALFYGPPGTGKTFTASLLGRLTGCDVYRIDLSAVVSKYIGETEKNLEKIFSRAEHKNWILFFDEADALFGKRTSIKDAHDRFANQEVSYLLQRLEDFNGVVILSTNFKSNMDDAFTRRFQSIIHFPLPKQGDRLRIWKNAFSEKTLLEDQVSLPELAEKYELSGGAIMNVVRYVTLMALKNQRRTITGTDILDGVRKEFQKEGRTV
- a CDS encoding contractile injection system tape measure protein — translated: MINDDTHMVQKLTLDLTIPDRTSAWEIQNRFSQFCHLRLGHIMDKVIHDVAQTEEHLHIDRMEINLKELSSHGMEEDFQEKFEQKFSELLKQHISEARHKASCKEKTFDHPDNSFLNHSDSDSSLAKDHFLSHDDHWLTILQLFLETGTLPWFAIRLQAEGLETIITGLVNKQPDKTRSFFQKQLKKPTPRRRFVLQFEWTLLKKVIFLVATPKPSFLSEDLDSYLEAIEKITPLFFPQASVGKLFWEAAVETAMEGTPGETFFQQVLLKTIHGLSPDDISQKIQILTAIEREVTSASAKDKVLQERLLSPFPPVRNNIRPDARTWENTEFLEQKSPFSRPISKEGTLYPGLEKDKQRYNARVEKAHPMDPLPGSKPFAPEKNDQTQTTPDMGPRPGTMVENLTTVQGDGLHAIGQTTEGHGPVLDTIYIENAGLVIIWPYLGRFFETIGFTEDGKFKTEAQRAKAVILLQYLASGQRTAPEFHLPLNKLLCGWDLASPIQKEITIPNRARQESQTLIKTVIKHWDALKSTSPETFQTSFFQRNGVLERTDHNWRLRVEKKPYDMLLERLPWSISMIRLSWMTTLLQVEW